One stretch of Chryseobacterium indologenes DNA includes these proteins:
- a CDS encoding LIC_10190 family membrane protein: MEQFFGVLTQGVSGKILSGIMGISLVWTAISFFMPLNMYIEIPTVLLGLLYFFKEKLYREFYKFSKKDLFLTGLTSLVILFTGTYYPYILDHFGYYVPTIKWLTEYGLIKGISNLDLTLGQMSIWHIFQAGFSNFSDPFLRINSILLIVYSLYSIEKRNWIHLCFIPLFLFFSQSPSPDLPVIIFSLIILNEIISGNKNTSLLFAFSVFVLAIKPTMIWMPLLVFLCSIFIFRSNFKKLIFGGCILFLFFIKNIWTFGYPVFPVAIGDFGFIWKPNPEVLKTSSQYAILKTYDMQYSYEEIQKFSTWDHIRNWLFLKGIKSKINILFMLSLFFFSAFAWIKKKKLTTIICISLLIKSLLVLAFSAQYRFFMDVFFVMFFVLFHEYSDKGKSVAIFSVLSVFFISLLSFPGLIQQYIPSFQLGHFMTGFKKKQLYQPSIYQYRQFNNFKVGNLLFNVSKNYPYNFETPLPAISGSFIFDDAKAEIFPQLIDKNNIAKGFIWKRMTYKEKKEAQAVINTIESIHK, translated from the coding sequence ATGGAACAATTTTTTGGAGTTTTAACTCAAGGAGTCTCTGGCAAAATACTTTCGGGAATTATGGGAATAAGTCTTGTATGGACTGCTATTTCTTTCTTCATGCCCCTGAATATGTACATAGAAATTCCTACCGTTTTATTAGGTTTACTCTACTTTTTTAAAGAAAAACTTTATCGGGAATTTTATAAATTTTCAAAAAAAGATCTTTTTTTAACAGGGCTCACTTCCTTAGTGATCCTATTTACCGGAACTTACTATCCTTATATATTAGATCATTTCGGATATTATGTTCCTACTATTAAATGGTTGACAGAATATGGGCTGATCAAGGGAATTTCAAATCTGGACCTTACATTGGGACAAATGTCGATCTGGCATATTTTCCAAGCTGGTTTTTCTAATTTTTCTGATCCTTTTCTAAGAATTAATTCAATCCTACTGATCGTTTATAGCCTGTACAGTATTGAAAAAAGAAACTGGATTCATCTATGTTTTATTCCTTTATTTTTATTTTTTTCACAGTCACCAAGCCCGGACCTTCCGGTCATCATCTTTTCTTTGATTATTTTAAATGAAATAATATCCGGAAATAAAAATACGAGTCTTCTTTTTGCCTTTTCAGTTTTTGTATTGGCTATAAAACCTACCATGATATGGATGCCCCTGCTGGTTTTTCTGTGCAGTATTTTTATTTTCAGATCAAATTTTAAAAAACTGATTTTCGGAGGATGCATTTTATTTTTATTCTTTATTAAAAACATCTGGACTTTCGGATATCCGGTATTTCCTGTAGCTATTGGAGATTTTGGTTTTATTTGGAAACCCAACCCTGAGGTATTGAAAACCTCTTCACAATATGCCATTCTGAAAACCTATGATATGCAGTATTCGTATGAAGAAATTCAAAAATTTTCTACATGGGATCATATCAGAAACTGGCTCTTTCTGAAGGGTATCAAATCAAAAATCAACATTCTGTTCATGCTAAGTTTATTCTTCTTTTCAGCATTTGCTTGGATAAAGAAAAAGAAACTGACCACTATAATCTGTATTTCACTTTTGATAAAAAGTTTGCTTGTACTCGCCTTTTCAGCACAATACAGATTTTTCATGGATGTATTTTTCGTTATGTTTTTCGTATTATTCCATGAGTATTCAGATAAAGGAAAATCTGTTGCTATTTTTTCTGTACTCAGTGTATTTTTTATCTCTTTATTGTCATTTCCAGGTCTTATTCAACAGTATATTCCGAGCTTTCAATTGGGACATTTTATGACCGGATTTAAAAAGAAACAGCTTTATCAGCCTTCAATTTATCAATATCGCCAATTCAACAATTTTAAGGTTGGCAATTTACTATTTAACGTTTCCAAAAACTATCCTTACAACTTTGAAACTCCTCTTCCTGCCATCTCCGGCAGTTTTATTTTTGACGATGCAAAAGCAGAAATTTTCCCTCAGCTAATTGACAAAAATAACATAGCAAAAGGATTCATCTGGAAAAGAATGACTTACAAAGAGAAAAAAGAAGCACAAGCCGTCATCAATACAATCGAAAGTATTCATAAATAG
- the aroC gene encoding chorismate synthase, with product MFNTLGNLLSLTTFGESHGVAYGGIINNFPAGLTVDLDKVQYELNRRKPGQSAIVTQRKESDTVKFLSGIFDGKTTGTPIGFIIENENQKSKDYDHIAGAYRPSHADFTYDQKFGFRDHRGGGKSSARETMNWVVAGALAKQLLPEIEINAYVSSVGDIFCEKPYQALDFSQTESNDVRCPDAETAEKMIARIKEIKKEGNTIGGTITCVIKNVPVGIGEPIFSKLQAELAKAMLNINACKGFEYGSGFCGAKMTGKEHNDQFNTDFTTKSNLSGGIQGGISNGMDIYFRVAFKPVATILRPQDSIDKEGNPVIVEGKGRHDPCVVPRAVPVVESLAAFVLADLFLINKTRNINNF from the coding sequence ATGTTCAACACATTAGGTAATCTTCTTAGTCTTACAACATTTGGAGAAAGTCACGGAGTGGCTTATGGCGGTATCATCAATAATTTCCCGGCAGGTTTAACGGTAGATCTCGATAAAGTTCAATATGAATTGAACCGAAGAAAACCCGGCCAGTCTGCTATTGTTACTCAAAGAAAGGAAAGCGACACAGTAAAGTTTCTTTCAGGAATTTTTGATGGAAAAACAACAGGTACGCCTATCGGTTTTATTATTGAAAACGAAAATCAAAAATCAAAGGATTATGACCACATTGCTGGAGCCTATCGTCCAAGTCATGCAGATTTTACGTATGACCAGAAATTTGGTTTCAGAGATCATCGTGGAGGAGGAAAATCTTCTGCCAGAGAAACCATGAACTGGGTAGTAGCAGGAGCTTTAGCCAAGCAACTTTTACCAGAGATTGAGATCAATGCGTATGTTTCTTCTGTAGGTGATATTTTCTGCGAAAAGCCATACCAAGCTCTTGACTTTTCTCAAACAGAAAGTAATGATGTTCGTTGTCCGGATGCTGAAACGGCAGAAAAGATGATTGCCAGAATTAAAGAAATTAAAAAAGAAGGAAATACAATTGGAGGTACCATTACCTGTGTGATTAAAAATGTTCCTGTAGGAATTGGTGAACCTATATTTTCAAAACTTCAGGCAGAACTGGCTAAAGCAATGCTAAATATCAATGCCTGCAAAGGGTTTGAGTATGGAAGCGGTTTTTGTGGAGCAAAAATGACTGGAAAAGAACATAATGACCAATTTAATACAGATTTTACTACAAAATCGAATCTGTCAGGAGGGATTCAGGGTGGGATTTCCAATGGAATGGATATTTATTTCCGTGTGGCATTTAAGCCCGTTGCAACAATTCTAAGACCTCAGGACAGTATTGACAAGGAAGGAAATCCTGTTATTGTGGAAGGAAAAGGACGTCACGACCCATGTGTAGTACCAAGAGCCGTCCCTGTAGTGGAAAGCCTTGCAGCATTTGTTTTGGCAGATTTATTTCTGATTAACAAAACGAGAAACATCAATAATTTTTAA
- a CDS encoding thioredoxin family protein, which produces MKNYWDQGISFEEYLQIAQQRLDNPANQQEIEYKQYYELGLQRMDRTIKKYVPDEGQRKELESKNFDGKILIISEAWCGDASATVPALFKFFEGHNEIRVFLRDSDKSLINQFLTNGTESIPKVLILDKDFNVKNSWGPRPKYGYELLMKYKADPESYPKDTFYNDLQIYYAKNRGKDAVQEILDLL; this is translated from the coding sequence ATGAAAAATTACTGGGATCAGGGAATTTCTTTTGAAGAATACCTTCAAATTGCACAACAACGATTAGACAATCCTGCCAACCAACAGGAAATTGAATATAAACAATATTATGAACTTGGTCTTCAGAGAATGGACAGAACGATTAAGAAGTATGTTCCGGATGAAGGCCAAAGAAAAGAATTAGAGTCTAAGAATTTTGACGGAAAAATTTTAATCATTTCTGAAGCCTGGTGTGGAGATGCCAGTGCAACAGTTCCTGCTCTTTTTAAATTCTTTGAAGGTCATAATGAAATCAGAGTTTTTTTAAGAGACAGCGATAAGAGTTTAATCAACCAGTTTTTAACTAATGGTACGGAATCGATTCCCAAGGTATTAATCCTTGATAAAGATTTTAATGTAAAAAACTCATGGGGTCCCCGTCCGAAGTATGGATATGAGTTATTAATGAAATACAAAGCTGATCCTGAAAGCTATCCAAAGGACACTTTCTATAATGACCTGCAGATCTATTATGCCAAAAACAGAGGTAAAGATGCCGTTCAGGAAATCTTGGATCTGTTATAA
- a CDS encoding TlpA family protein disulfide reductase has product MKKGIIFIIIIVIIGIIAFVPGVKDFLKNQFFPIATIENAVHINEEDYDIDLKGINAPSTNLKNFKDKAVFLNFWGTWCPPCRKEWPSIQKLYDSRKDHVDFVLIAMNDKEEDVRKFLKENNYTVPVYIAQSPISEKILPKVFPTTFLLDKTGRILIKEDATKDWDSETVHQFIDNIIK; this is encoded by the coding sequence ATGAAAAAAGGGATTATTTTTATCATAATAATTGTCATCATTGGTATCATTGCATTTGTACCGGGAGTGAAAGACTTTCTGAAAAACCAGTTTTTCCCTATCGCTACCATTGAAAATGCAGTGCACATCAATGAAGAAGATTACGACATAGACCTTAAAGGAATCAATGCACCCAGCACAAACCTTAAAAATTTTAAGGACAAAGCTGTTTTTCTGAACTTTTGGGGAACATGGTGCCCGCCGTGCAGAAAAGAATGGCCATCAATTCAAAAATTATATGATTCCAGAAAAGATCATGTAGATTTTGTCCTTATAGCTATGAATGACAAAGAAGAAGATGTGAGAAAATTTTTAAAGGAAAATAATTATACAGTACCTGTATATATTGCTCAAAGCCCGATATCTGAAAAGATACTTCCTAAAGTCTTCCCCACTACTTTTCTTCTGGATAAAACCGGCAGAATCCTGATTAAGGAAGATGCCACAAAAGATTGGGACTCAGAGACTGTGCACCAATTTATTGATAATATCATCAAATAA
- a CDS encoding YkvA family protein, with protein sequence MKYSKLNLAKEAISHKGFVKKIPDIFRMVKMWRKGSYPMRSIDIILPLLGILYVISPIDLLPEFAIPVLGVMDDLAVLSLTIPKLIKEVDKFLLWEAEQKYNGTQVIDAEIVK encoded by the coding sequence ATGAAATATTCAAAATTAAATCTTGCAAAAGAAGCTATCAGTCACAAAGGCTTTGTAAAAAAGATCCCTGATATTTTCAGAATGGTAAAAATGTGGAGAAAAGGAAGCTATCCTATGAGATCCATTGACATTATTCTTCCTCTGCTGGGGATTTTATATGTCATCTCTCCTATTGACCTTCTTCCTGAATTTGCCATCCCGGTGCTTGGAGTGATGGATGATTTGGCAGTATTGTCACTTACTATCCCGAAACTCATCAAAGAAGTGGACAAATTTCTACTTTGGGAAGCTGAACAAAAATATAATGGTACGCAAGTGATTGATGCCGAAATCGTAAAATAA
- the pyrF gene encoding orotidine-5'-phosphate decarboxylase, with protein sequence MESKKEFFLECYKLGIIKFGRFTLKSGIESPFYVDLRPLASDPKILKNLANYLLEMLPLDNFDLICGVPYAALPMATAMSLESYIPLIIKRKEAKSYGTKKLIEGIYQKGQNCLLVEDVITSGKSLVETIAEVEQEDLKVADIVVVLDREQGGKQLLEGKGYRVHTLFNISEVCGILQETGELSDEEVKRIQDFLQGNHIQFEEETRTSYEQKLNNTQHSVSKKLLETALAKKSNLIASADVTTTQELLDLAEKVGPHIIALKTHIDIISDFDYEKTITPLKAIAVKHQFLLMEDRKFADIGNTQELQFTSGVFKITDWADFVTSQVIGGFESLDCFKNVGVVAIVGMSSKGALTTASYREEALKVALSHPNVIGGVSQNKIPEDLLLFTPGVNLADSGDGKGQQYNTPEHVFKTLHTDFIIVGRGIYKSENPEAAAVTYKNEGWNAYINSLEKKAIQN encoded by the coding sequence ATGGAAAGTAAAAAAGAATTCTTTTTGGAGTGCTACAAACTAGGCATCATTAAATTTGGAAGATTCACCCTGAAAAGTGGTATTGAGAGCCCTTTTTATGTAGACTTAAGACCTTTGGCCTCAGATCCTAAAATCTTAAAAAATCTTGCTAATTATTTATTGGAAATGCTTCCACTGGATAATTTTGATTTAATTTGTGGAGTTCCTTATGCTGCTCTTCCTATGGCAACCGCGATGTCACTGGAAAGTTATATTCCATTAATTATTAAAAGAAAAGAAGCGAAAAGTTATGGTACTAAAAAACTGATCGAAGGAATTTACCAGAAAGGACAAAATTGTCTTTTAGTAGAAGACGTCATCACTTCCGGAAAATCTTTGGTGGAAACGATTGCTGAAGTAGAACAGGAAGACCTTAAAGTTGCTGATATTGTAGTGGTACTTGACAGAGAGCAGGGCGGAAAGCAACTGTTGGAAGGGAAAGGCTACAGAGTACATACTCTTTTCAATATTTCTGAAGTATGTGGAATTCTTCAGGAAACCGGAGAATTATCTGATGAAGAAGTGAAGAGAATTCAGGATTTCCTACAGGGCAATCACATTCAGTTTGAAGAAGAGACCAGAACTTCTTATGAACAAAAACTAAACAACACTCAACATTCTGTTTCAAAGAAATTATTGGAAACAGCGTTGGCAAAAAAATCTAACCTGATTGCTTCTGCTGATGTAACAACAACTCAGGAGTTATTAGATTTAGCCGAAAAAGTAGGACCGCACATTATTGCTTTAAAGACACACATCGATATTATTTCTGATTTTGATTATGAAAAAACGATTACTCCTTTAAAAGCAATTGCTGTAAAACATCAGTTTTTATTGATGGAAGACAGAAAATTTGCAGACATTGGAAATACACAAGAGCTGCAATTTACAAGTGGAGTTTTCAAAATTACAGATTGGGCTGATTTTGTAACCTCCCAGGTTATTGGTGGCTTTGAATCGTTAGACTGCTTTAAAAATGTAGGCGTAGTAGCCATTGTTGGAATGTCATCGAAAGGAGCTTTAACAACAGCTAGCTATCGCGAAGAAGCATTAAAGGTAGCTTTATCTCACCCTAATGTAATTGGAGGAGTTTCTCAGAATAAAATTCCTGAAGATTTGTTGTTATTCACTCCTGGGGTAAACCTGGCAGATTCTGGTGATGGAAAAGGACAGCAGTACAATACTCCAGAGCATGTTTTCAAAACGCTGCACACAGATTTCATCATTGTAGGAAGAGGGATCTATAAATCTGAAAACCCGGAAGCGGCAGCTGTTACTTATAAAAATGAAGGATGGAATGCTTATATTAATTCTTTGGAAAAAAAAGCAATTCAGAATTAA
- a CDS encoding aminopeptidase: MKKISICLILFCGVIQISAQKDSIYIGAKLSPDNKTFEVNQEIVYYNHSEKDLQTIKLLNWISAYNKRGTSLVYRKLEDRNSDLHFAKNHELGKLLELHIKDSGNQEIPVNTISDENLFLPLKEALKPGESITLQLHYRMQLPDKKFTGYGTSGQNTALKYFFIVPDHFDPDNISERKYHDIEEPVSFNTFWTVNFDIPVNSFIESNLPQIQMNSFQGYLDSDPEFSVSTNTYPIIKTNIDGTVTEIKFGYNLKPDEKQNLEFYLPLHLKFLKEKIGTLPKSIFISDKFREKEDFFGNNDITFWKFRFQLFTDAEKTDLDYFGIITKKVLEEKIISDKQKDHWFKNGLKSYLEIQYLKKFYKDTKLLGALPESKLFGLKPLKLFHASKVKLLDRYGLAYQYIMLQNLDQKIEEDFTSLSNFNDMAISSFETGSLFNYSADKMGDQPFNDLVKEYLSKNSGNKINPNDFLKQLSDKEKSAHYLEGFFKQKNRVNFTLKHIKKENDSLQIKIAKNTDASIPLKLETETKSGERKSYWIETEENERLKEVSLPASDNIYKVTLNNDYIFPESSYRDNFLYAKGLFLNTKKIKFKLIKDIPNPEYNEIYVSPRVRFNNTYDKFLLGANFKNQSFFDQKFLYSFTPTYSTGTGKLTGSGGISYSFLPAESMFRSITFGASGAYFHYDYNLAYRKGSVFSTLNFRKNPRSTVSRSVGVSYNYFERDLSPAMMANDDYKKYNLWGLGYSYSDSQMIHEKSFSLSAQGMEDFNKITAEGFYRWEFAPRQKLSVRLFAGYFLRNYTRTDLFNYGISRVSNYTFSYNLLGESASSGLLSQQFILADGGFKSFLPGTVNQWITSVNVDSSIWKIFHVYADAGMYKNKDLSAKFIWDSGIKVRIIPDFLEVYFPIQSSLGFEPGFKDYAKRIRYTLVLNLGAVINAARRGWY, from the coding sequence TTGAAAAAGATCAGCATTTGCCTTATTTTGTTTTGTGGAGTTATACAGATCTCTGCACAGAAAGACAGTATATACATTGGAGCTAAACTCTCTCCTGACAATAAAACCTTTGAGGTAAATCAGGAGATTGTTTATTACAATCATTCTGAAAAAGACCTGCAAACGATAAAACTTCTGAACTGGATTTCTGCGTATAACAAACGCGGAACATCCTTAGTCTACAGAAAGCTGGAAGACCGAAACAGCGATTTGCATTTTGCAAAGAATCATGAACTCGGAAAACTTCTGGAACTTCATATTAAAGACTCTGGCAACCAGGAAATACCCGTCAATACGATTTCAGATGAAAATCTTTTCCTTCCTCTGAAAGAAGCATTAAAACCAGGCGAAAGCATCACCCTGCAGTTACATTACCGCATGCAGCTTCCCGATAAAAAGTTTACGGGATATGGAACATCAGGTCAAAACACTGCTTTAAAATATTTCTTTATTGTTCCGGATCATTTTGATCCGGACAATATTTCTGAAAGAAAATACCATGATATTGAAGAACCTGTAAGTTTCAATACTTTCTGGACGGTTAATTTTGATATTCCCGTGAACAGTTTCATTGAAAGTAATTTGCCACAGATTCAAATGAATTCTTTTCAGGGTTATTTGGATTCTGATCCTGAATTTTCAGTTTCTACCAATACCTATCCCATCATAAAAACTAATATTGACGGTACAGTTACGGAAATTAAGTTCGGTTATAATCTCAAGCCAGATGAGAAACAAAATCTGGAGTTTTACTTACCTCTTCATTTAAAGTTTCTCAAGGAAAAAATCGGCACTCTTCCGAAAAGTATATTTATTTCAGATAAATTCAGAGAGAAAGAAGATTTCTTCGGGAATAACGATATTACTTTCTGGAAATTTAGATTTCAGTTATTTACCGATGCTGAAAAAACCGATCTTGATTATTTTGGGATCATTACCAAAAAAGTTCTGGAGGAAAAGATCATCTCCGATAAACAAAAAGATCATTGGTTTAAAAATGGTTTAAAATCTTATCTTGAAATCCAGTATCTGAAAAAGTTCTATAAAGATACCAAGCTTTTAGGAGCACTCCCTGAAAGTAAGCTTTTTGGGCTCAAACCTTTAAAATTATTCCATGCATCTAAGGTAAAACTTCTAGACCGTTACGGATTGGCTTACCAATACATCATGCTTCAGAATCTGGATCAGAAAATTGAGGAAGATTTTACGAGCTTAAGTAACTTCAATGATATGGCCATTAGTAGTTTTGAGACAGGGAGTCTTTTTAATTATTCGGCTGACAAAATGGGAGATCAACCTTTCAATGATCTTGTAAAGGAGTATCTTTCAAAAAATTCAGGAAATAAGATTAATCCGAATGACTTTTTGAAACAATTATCAGATAAAGAAAAATCTGCCCATTATCTTGAAGGGTTTTTCAAGCAAAAAAACAGGGTTAATTTTACGCTGAAGCATATTAAAAAGGAAAACGATTCTCTACAGATTAAAATTGCAAAAAATACGGATGCTTCTATTCCGCTAAAGTTGGAAACCGAAACCAAATCTGGCGAAAGAAAGTCCTATTGGATAGAAACAGAAGAAAATGAGAGGTTAAAAGAAGTTTCTCTGCCTGCATCTGACAATATTTATAAAGTAACCTTAAATAATGATTATATTTTCCCGGAATCCAGTTATCGGGATAACTTTCTATATGCAAAAGGGTTATTTTTAAATACTAAAAAAATCAAGTTTAAGCTCATAAAGGACATTCCAAATCCTGAATACAACGAAATTTATGTAAGCCCAAGGGTTCGTTTCAACAACACTTATGATAAATTCTTATTGGGGGCTAATTTTAAAAATCAATCATTTTTTGATCAGAAATTCTTGTATTCATTTACTCCAACATACAGTACAGGTACGGGAAAACTGACTGGTTCAGGAGGTATATCTTATTCTTTCCTGCCGGCTGAAAGTATGTTCAGAAGCATTACATTCGGAGCTTCCGGGGCATATTTCCATTATGATTATAACTTAGCTTACAGAAAAGGCTCTGTATTTTCAACCTTAAACTTTAGAAAAAACCCAAGAAGTACTGTAAGCCGAAGCGTTGGTGTTTCTTATAATTATTTTGAAAGAGATCTTAGTCCTGCAATGATGGCCAATGATGATTATAAAAAATATAATCTTTGGGGATTAGGATATAGCTACAGTGATAGTCAGATGATCCATGAAAAAAGCTTCAGCCTAAGCGCACAGGGTATGGAAGATTTCAATAAGATTACTGCTGAAGGATTCTACAGATGGGAATTTGCTCCAAGACAAAAGCTAAGTGTCCGTTTATTTGCCGGATATTTTCTCAGAAATTATACCCGTACTGATCTATTCAACTATGGAATCTCTAGAGTATCAAACTATACTTTCTCGTACAATCTTTTAGGAGAAAGTGCCAGCAGTGGACTTCTTTCACAACAGTTTATCCTCGCTGACGGAGGGTTTAAATCGTTTCTTCCCGGAACAGTTAATCAATGGATTACTTCCGTGAATGTAGATTCAAGTATATGGAAAATATTCCATGTGTATGCTGATGCCGGAATGTATAAAAATAAAGATCTTTCAGCAAAATTCATTTGGGACAGTGGAATTAAGGTAAGAATCATTCCGGACTTCCTGGAGGTTTATTTTCCAATACAATCTTCTTTGGGATTTGAGCCAGGATTCAAAGACTATGCAAAGCGTATCAGATATACACTGGTTCTTAATCTTGGAGCTGTTATTAACGCAGCAAGAAGAGGCTGGTATTAA
- a CDS encoding T9SS type A sorting domain-containing protein gives MKKIFTIAGLTLMTTLMNAQIVINEIYGGNGNSGAVYKNNYIVLKNIGTTLVSLTGASIQYAPAIGAFTEYHTLPDFTLGPEETYLIQEAAIDGGVEALPVPNFIATTVTNFDGTPNKSVGIRISGTSGKLALAGNIVQVMNPASSNVLDFVGYGANADQFKGDGPAPSPTASTAIRRTLENGSDNMADFSAEGIAKAGFVQNPFVKDGNVLFGMQIKDVKVYDTFRQVVKKSPTKFAQNIDITELPKGTYFVTGTVNNAPVSQKIVKD, from the coding sequence GTGAAAAAAATCTTTACTATTGCTGGTCTAACTTTAATGACTACTTTGATGAATGCCCAGATTGTGATCAATGAAATTTATGGAGGGAATGGTAATTCAGGGGCAGTTTACAAAAATAATTATATTGTTCTTAAAAATATAGGAACTACACTCGTTTCTTTAACAGGGGCAAGTATACAATATGCACCCGCAATCGGGGCTTTTACAGAATATCATACGCTGCCAGATTTTACTTTGGGACCAGAAGAAACCTATCTGATCCAGGAAGCGGCAATAGACGGAGGAGTAGAAGCCTTGCCGGTACCCAATTTTATAGCGACAACAGTTACAAATTTTGATGGTACACCCAATAAATCTGTTGGAATAAGAATTTCAGGAACCTCCGGGAAATTAGCACTTGCAGGAAATATTGTACAGGTAATGAATCCAGCTTCTTCCAATGTATTAGATTTTGTGGGGTATGGTGCCAATGCAGATCAGTTTAAAGGTGATGGCCCAGCTCCCTCTCCTACAGCTTCCACAGCTATTAGAAGAACTTTAGAGAACGGCAGTGATAATATGGCAGATTTTTCTGCTGAAGGTATTGCAAAAGCAGGCTTTGTTCAGAATCCTTTTGTTAAAGATGGTAATGTACTTTTCGGAATGCAGATCAAAGATGTAAAAGTATATGATACTTTCAGACAAGTTGTGAAAAAGTCTCCAACGAAATTTGCTCAGAATATAGATATTACAGAACTTCCTAAAGGGACCTATTTTGTAACAGGAACCGTTAATAATGCTCCGGTTTCACAAAAAATTGTTAAAGATTAG
- a CDS encoding T9SS type A sorting domain-containing protein: MKKIFTICGIAAVAFMANAQQTVVLTENFDSYTAGGNTTSTGSTAPNGTDVYNPGTATNPLPPVATFPTGSKVYSAGGMAKLGTSSIIGTMTTNPLNLSTDGGNVVITFDVKGWTATPSTITVKVTNLADQTVTYAAVMSGTPESKTVTFAGGLANSTVTFETTNTSFRAYLDNIVIKTVASGSLGVSDLKNAKSAQFVKNTFVKNNEITFGADVKDVKVFNMFGQLVKEASVKQNGTVNVAELTKGNYIVTGTVNNQAISQKILKD, from the coding sequence ATGAAAAAGATCTTTACTATTTGTGGAATTGCTGCTGTTGCTTTTATGGCAAATGCTCAGCAAACAGTTGTTTTAACTGAAAATTTTGATAGTTATACAGCAGGAGGAAATACTACTTCAACTGGTTCTACAGCTCCTAATGGAACAGATGTTTACAATCCTGGAACAGCTACCAATCCTCTTCCTCCTGTAGCAACTTTCCCTACTGGATCAAAAGTATACAGTGCAGGTGGTATGGCAAAATTAGGAACGTCTTCTATTATTGGAACTATGACTACAAATCCTTTGAATTTATCAACTGATGGAGGAAATGTAGTAATAACTTTTGATGTTAAAGGATGGACAGCTACTCCAAGTACTATCACTGTAAAAGTAACTAACTTAGCAGATCAGACTGTAACTTATGCTGCAGTAATGAGTGGAACTCCTGAATCCAAGACTGTAACCTTTGCTGGAGGTCTTGCTAACTCAACAGTTACATTTGAGACTACCAATACTTCTTTTAGAGCTTATCTGGATAACATCGTTATCAAGACTGTTGCTAGTGGTTCATTAGGTGTTTCAGACCTTAAAAACGCTAAATCAGCACAGTTCGTAAAAAATACTTTCGTAAAAAACAACGAAATCACTTTCGGAGCTGATGTTAAAGATGTAAAAGTTTTCAATATGTTCGGACAACTTGTAAAAGAAGCTTCTGTAAAACAAAACGGAACTGTAAACGTTGCTGAGTTAACAAAAGGAAACTATATTGTAACTGGTACAGTAAACAACCAGGCAATATCTCAAAAAATCTTAAAAGACTAA
- a CDS encoding T9SS type A sorting domain-containing protein, producing MKKLYSLWATVMFAVIAFGQTTLLSESFGTTATLPTGWTSTNTTNGWKSNGSNVSTNKYPGASGGMNMVFVGQGPNGVTHTLTYSNLSTVGYTNISVIWGGLGATAFNQDIVFQWSTDGTTWNDVAYTYNKKATTWSLVNNGTPIQLPAGAGNSATLSLRWTSVTSNSGNYRIDDVKVEGISGSLATSEMVKSKSVFVKNTSADKEIYFGVQSDIKIFNVNGQLVKSASVSENGSVNVENLQSGIYFVTGNSNGKAFSEKIIKK from the coding sequence ATGAAAAAACTTTATTCGTTATGGGCAACAGTAATGTTTGCCGTTATTGCTTTTGGACAAACAACTCTTTTGTCAGAATCTTTTGGAACTACAGCAACATTACCAACCGGATGGACAAGTACTAACACTACCAATGGTTGGAAATCAAACGGATCTAATGTGTCAACAAATAAATATCCCGGAGCTTCAGGAGGAATGAATATGGTATTCGTTGGTCAGGGGCCCAATGGAGTTACCCATACTTTAACCTATTCTAATTTATCAACAGTGGGTTATACTAATATTTCCGTTATATGGGGCGGGTTAGGAGCAACTGCCTTTAATCAGGATATTGTTTTCCAATGGAGTACAGACGGAACCACATGGAATGATGTAGCTTATACTTATAATAAAAAAGCTACCACCTGGTCTCTTGTAAATAACGGAACTCCTATTCAATTGCCAGCTGGGGCAGGAAATTCAGCAACGTTAAGTCTTAGATGGACTTCAGTAACAAGTAATTCAGGAAACTATAGAATTGATGATGTAAAGGTAGAAGGTATTTCAGGTTCATTAGCTACTTCAGAAATGGTAAAATCTAAATCTGTTTTTGTTAAAAATACTTCTGCAGATAAGGAAATCTATTTCGGAGTACAATCTGATATTAAAATTTTTAATGTAAATGGGCAGCTCGTAAAATCAGCTTCTGTTTCTGAAAATGGATCTGTGAATGTGGAAAATCTACAGAGTGGGATTTATTTTGTAACAGGAAATAGTAATGGTAAAGCGTTCTCTGAGAAGATTATTAAAAAGTAA